The DNA window AATCTAGGATAGACTGTTCTGCTGttctttttaccctttttttcccctttcaacACAGAAACAGATGAAAGAATATAGGGAGGACAATCCCAAAATAATCTCGTACTGTGCCATCCTGATTTTTTGAGGGGTGAGAATTTTTAGTCTACTCCTCTTACTTAagtcctaggaaaaaaaaatcttgtttcctGTTAATTGCCACATGCAAAATAAAGTACCTGGTTATCATGGCATACTGAATGGTGCCTGTGTTTTCTTATGCTGTTTTATGTAATCCTGGAAAGCTTCACGACTGAGTAAGTGGGTCACTTGCAATAAATGCAGTTTCAGAAGACTTACAACGTTGATCAATACATGAGATAAgttatttgggtttgttttttttactctcAGACCCTGCAGAACAGACGAGAACGTACCATTTACCCATCTCAGATGGCTTTTGTTTTTGCCACACAGTGCTCCTACCAACTTCCACTGCATTTGTGAGTCACTTGTGAAAGTTGGGTTATCCTTTGCCACTATCCagaaatttattattaaaacatGTATgagcagcaaacaaaacagaaagtgcAACCAGCAAAACAAGCTTATCTATTGCATTGCAAATACAACCCTAAATCTGCCATCACATCAATGGGGTGGGCAAGTTATTACTACTGAAACATGTCAAAGAGGCTTTTGGGTACAGTTCTACATAAGCTTCAATAAGAAACACCACATTCTGTACAATTGACATGGGTTGTGTTTCAGCATTCAGGTGGATGGGATACCAAACAGAAGGACAAAAATTCAAATTGGTTTGACAATTTAAAGCATTAATTACATGATTTGGTCTGGTTTTGTTCTCCTCTCTCCTAGGAACCTATTTCCCATGgtaaaaacaattattttcaagttttgGCTTTTACAGGACAGcaatgtaacaaaaaaaaccccttcagtcattaataatatttaataccTAAGTGGTGGACCTATGTGTTTCCTCATCTTCCAACTCCAcagatttattattattctatttATATATTACTGAACAACAATCAGAAGCTGCCTGTGTTTCTTCCACAGGATCAAGTGTATCAACTAAAAGATGCCAATTACCTTGACATCTCAAAATGCCATGTGCTAGCACTGTTCTTGGACTGCCATGCAGCAGCACTTATGAGTAATCAGCAGTCTTTGCTATGACAGTCATTGGTGCAAATCAGACAGCACATATTTGTTTGTCATGAAACCACATGAACTGCCTGTATCAGGGAGCTTAGGTCACCACAGATGCTTAGAATCAGAAACCTGAATTATCCACCTACATCAGGTAATCTCATTACAAATATGCTTCCGCTGTGAGGAAGAACAGAGCAGCCTAAGCCTTCTGCAGAGTATTTATCAGAATGTTACCAGAAACATCTCACTCTAGAATTGTTCCAAGCAGAGAGACGCGAGTTTAAGAGACTAACTTCAAAAAGCATCTCATGTTGAGACTACACTCTTGTGTTTTACAAGTCTGCTATATGCAAAACTCTGCCCTACAACGAGGAAGttactggaaagggaaaatactttattaagtattttattaagTTCTGTGCTCACCAAGTCATGCACATAGATTGCACACGGACATTGGATCACAAGTCTTAGGAGAAGCAGctgatttagtggtggacctggcaaCAGTAGGTTAACAGTCTGACTCaatgaccttagaggtcttcTCCAGCTTTCGTGATTCTACAGCAAACTGAGAATACAGAAGTTATCACAACAGTAGTTGTAAAATACTGTCCAAAGAAAATACAATGTACATACCACTTCGAAAACGAGGGAAGATTTACGAAGTCTTATGTTGAAAGCACAGACTAACAGGAGATCTCTCATTCCTCTCTTACCTAGTATCACTGTTAAACAGTTCTGTTGATATTCATCAAGAACAGTTTTAAAGATTAAGGTGAATTTGAGGTCTCATGACTATATTCAGCCACCCTCTTCAGTTGAGCCATGTATTTGCAGCTGTGAAATCCTTATCTGGAAAAGTAATCACAGCATCCCCCTTACATACACAATAACTGTGCTTTCTGCAATGCAACAACTCTGGTAGACAATGCAAACAACATGTCCGCAGTCTGTGACAGAAGAGCTGTTTCTATTTAGTTCATGATCAGTTCATTCTTATGCCAATTTAATCCACACACATGTTTTAGATTGTTTATGAAATGCTGTATTGCTCTATACACAGTACAGTACACAGCTCTATGATCTCAAATTATGCTGCTTCATCAGCAGCACTGTCCCCAAAGGTATTCCTGAGGTGCTGGGCACTGAGACATTCAGCGATACTTATGGAAGGATTTGAGTTCTGCTGCCTGGGGGAGGCAGCACCAGCATGCCTGATGTAGGTGCTCAAGCTTCACAGTGGCATTTAAGAGCTCAGACGTTCAACTCTCAGTCAGTTTCCATTTATACTTCACTTTGTTTGGCCATCTGCTCTATTCATAACAGGGACAACACAAAGGAACAAAGTCTTGAAATATAAGCAGTTTGTAAGCTCGGTCCTAGCAGAATAGAAATCACATTCTACATCAATTCAACACACGTGGATTTTTGCATAATTGATCATTTTATTGGAATCTGTTAAAAGATGTTTGTTCAGACCACCTGTTCAGCAGGCAGTTATGCTGCTTCTGTTCACTGCATACATACTGAGCAAGTCTCCAAGCAATACATAAATATTCTTTCGTCTGaccctatatatatatatatatatatatgcatctTTACtacaaaaagcagcatttcttcaATAAAAGTTGTATCCATGGGACCAATGTGCATTTGTTTCAGCTATGACTTGTACCAAACCCATACTAACAATCATAGGGTAAGTACATCAATACATGTAATAGAGctttaacagtaaaaaaagtaagaaagttAAATACTGCAACAGCTGAGATTACATACTGCATTTGAATGCTAGAACAAAATCTATTGACCTAGTTAATGACACAGTCACCAAAACACAAGATACAGAAGCAATGTCAACAGCCAGTAATTGTCTAAGCATTTTAGagttccccttttcccttcaaaTAAAGAAGGGTTGTGCATATCTTGAATGTGAACTTAGATATCGTTAACCTTACAGCAATACTGATGTTGATATTTAAGGTCAGGTAAAGAAACAGCCATACTAAAGCTGCAGGCCACTGAGTACACATAGCATTTGTGAGTTTGAGGAGCCAATGCTCACTATAGGACAAGTTCGTTGTTCAAAACAAGTGTATCCTATGGAACAGCAGCATTAATTGGTAAGATTTATATGTAGTGAAAATGCCACTTTAGAAACCTAGCATATTTTGGTTAATTGAGAAAAGTGTTGATTTAACTAGCTATGATGAAGGCTAGGGAGGTATTTTAACTGAAACACCTTGGTAAAGTGAAATAAGCTGACCTATCATTGTTCTCTGCAACACAGGAATCAAATTGCATGTGTTCTCCCAGTCATCAAGTATTTCAGTCAGCATTTGAGTTTTTAACCTAACGCCAGgttaaaataaatctgcataCAATGCAACATGCCTAAATTAGATACAATTAGCTGTCAGTCCCTACTTTCTATAATTACAAGCCCAACAACTTCAGCATACAAGTATAGCCAATCTTTTTAAGTTCAAATTAAACCATTACAAGACAGAGACCCATTTCAGAGATTGCTGTGTGATAGCATTCTGGACTGTGAGAACATGCATAAAGCAGTTGTCCAGAAACACAACTAAAAGAAGTTGCTAGAAATAGCCACTGAACATACACATGCATGCCAGTTAGTTTCCCAATTAAAATGCTATTTACAAGCCGTAGTTCAATTTTTTGTAATTTGTAGTTTTTAACCCAAAGCACAAATACGAGTTCAAGTGAGGGACTTTCGATATGTGACCATTTGAAATagccaaaatgaaaatgagtgCAAATTACAAAGCCACAAAGAGGTTAGCAATGATTTCCTGATCTTTTCAGGTAAAAACTTATTTACTAGACAAGCAACACCAGACAGTGGTGGAGTCCATGAAGGACATAACCTCTAGGAAAGCAAACATAGCCTTAAACAACACTGACTTTCTGAAAAGTCTGAAAGAGTGCAAATTGAAGTCCTCCACAAAGTTATCTGGTATCTTGCTGCATGTTGTAACATATTATTGCCTTACAGGTTGATCAAAAACCCACAGCCAAGTATTAATGCACAAGAAATTTAGAAGTTACCGTGCATAAGATTATGATTAAGATGTAACAATCTCAGGTACTGATTATGGCTTAGACCTGCACTGAAAGTTAACACTTAGACAAACATCCTTATGTGAATGACATTGTCCATATGAAAGTGAGACAACTTTGTTACACTGAAGACTTACTTGGTTAAAGTGGTCTTTGAAGAAACAATAGACAATACATTCACACATAACCATAGCAAGAATTAGCCCCGTAAAAAAATTCAGCAACATTTTTACTCATCTCTTCTTATAGATATTTGCAGATATTTTATAAACAGGCTTTGTTTCTAGTCAGATCTTTGATAGTTAATTCTTCATCTTACTTCCCTCCCTCACCCAAATCTGCCAAATTCAAGACATTGTTCTAGCAGCATTCATGAAATCAACAGTGCAAAGCTGTTATAAAAGCCTCTTTTCCCAAACTGTGACATCCTCTTCAAGTTTTTTATTAGGTCAATAGCACTTCCCATGTATTTAGGGCtctggggaaaggcaggaacAATGGATATGCTGAATCTAGCAAACAAACAATTTGTTTGCCAAAGgctttttttgggttttattgttgGGTGgatgtttttaatttgctgcTCATACTGGCCATTGTTACAACTTTCGTAATTAGTTCATTACATTAAATTCACAGTTCCTCGTTTTGACATGCACCTATAACATGTGAATTGAACTGCACCACAATAATTGTAATGTCATCCCTATACATTCGAGCCAGCTCTTCTGGAAGACTAAGCATCTTGGACAGTCGCTCATGATCCACGGTTCCAAACTCATTGTTACCCACTGCATGTCGGATCAGGTGAGTCGCTGCATTCTGATCTTCAAATACTGAAGAGATTCTTGCTCTCCTTTCTGTTAAGAGACCATGCATCTGTCCCAAAGTCACCTTATACCCACCGACAGCTATTGGCTGTTGGTGGTGAACACCAGTGAGGTACTCCCCTACAATTCTAGCCACATCTTGCCTGTGCATCGTCTCCCACAGTCCATCTGTAGCCAAAACCAGGAACTTATCCTGTGGCCGTAATTTGTGATATATGACTTCTGGTTCAGCTGTGAGGTATGGGGGAGTGTGATAGTTTGGAGGAATGAACTTTGTATATTCATTGTCATTCAGCTGATCTGGGCCTGATTCTATTACTCTCTTCTGCAGTTCGATACTCCATTTAAACTTCACATCACCAAAAGCTCTGAAAGGCATCAGGAGACCCAAGAGACGATCTTGTTTCACAAGagttttctcttcagattttgGATGCTCCATTTTCACACGTTCTACTTCATGTTCATTTTGTGCATTGTGGTCATAGGACAAATTAACTGCAGACCAAGATCCATCTTCTTCCTGAACCCCAAGCATTGCTCTACTGTCACCTGTGTTTGCAATGTGCAAGTCAACACCATCTACGTGAGCTACACAGGCAGTTGCACCAGAAAATGCCACTCGCAGTACTAGATAGTTGAGAAAAGAATTTGGATCTCCTACTTGAGCTTCCAAAGAAATATCATTATCAAGCCTCTTAAAAGCATTAATTAAAGCTTCTCTCACATCAGTAGTCTCTCCACTGTTGAGATCAATCAGCTCCTGCCAGTAAGTTCTTAGACTGTTGAAATAAAGCTTGGAAGCTTCTTTGCTAAAATAATCATTGGGATGCTTGTGCCACTGTAAAATGGGCAACAGAGCTCTGCCACTTTCCAcagcattttctatttcaagtAAAGTCTCATGAGGTAACAAAGAGACAGCAATGTAGTAAAACAGTCTTTCACTTACAGCTTGAGCACAAGCACAGCCTGCATGGCCATCAAACACACCCAGAAGCATCCCTCTTGTCTGTAAACATGTGGCAGCACTCCTCCGGTCCTCTATCGGAGCATTAGCAGGCAATTGGTTGCTATCAAATCCAAGAACAGAACTTACATTTTTACCATCAAATTCTGGGACTTTGAAACTGTACTCATTTGCCTTCAGGATGCTGTTGACCTGTGGAGGAGTGAGGTAAAACCTCTGTGACGCAGAAGCATGATCCCTTGTGTGAATGAAGTGATTAAAGTTCTCCTTTGGCCTATAAAGTGCTGCAAATTTCTTCTGCGGTGCATATCTGAAGTGACTGTGAGCAAAATGAGATGACAAACAACACAGATGTCTATGGTGGCAGTAACACGCAGTGCTGCCTATTCTGCTAATCTCACAGTTACGAATCAATGGGAACAGATGAGCTGGTGCTGGCATGGCATCAGACAACAATGGCAGCCTGGAGCTTCGGACTGGAATTGCTGAAAGACAAGAGAACAACTGTGCTTATGGGGACAGCCAACAGATTCTTACCCCGCCCCCCAAAGTCTGTGTTAAGATGTTTACAGCCCCTAACCAAGTTCCTTATTATATCGACTTCGTAGCTTCAGAGGACTTGACAAAGAAAGGCATTAAGAGGTGTTTGTTTATAGACGCTACATTGGGCTGTAACAAAAAAGCTATACCACACTTCAGTTCAGAATAGATATTTTAGCTCTTATACCCACTCAGATAGCAGGCAGGAAGTGAAAACATCAGCCAGCCAGACAAGAAAGCTTCAAAGAACTTAGGACAACAGTTATCATGGAGCACTCTACAGTATTGTCACCTTCTACAGGGCTTTCATAGGTATTTGCTTTGCTGGTGATTTCACAGATGTCAGAGCCAGATGTCAGGGCACACAGGGAGGAAAACTCTGTCTTTCTATAAGgctaaagaagagaaagcatcTAACAGTAAGACTCAAGAACAACTTAAAGACGACATACAACTGGGTTTAAAATGAAGATGGTTTAGATGACAGAAGTAAGCAGTAGGTCACAAAGAGCAGATATTCTTTTTGTAACCACATCTTACTAACAGCTCATCTACTCCAGTGAGTTTTAGAATTATAAACCACTTTAAGAAGCTATTCAATTGAAGAACTACAtccaaactgtgttttcttccatgaCTAGAATAAACCCCTGCTCAACAGACTAATGCTAGTTCAGTATTAAGATAAACTATTAAGTTCAgtatcaaaataaattatactaCTTGCCACAtctgtttccttatttttcattcccCTGAAAAAAGATGATTCTAACATATGCTTCCTTTTTCCCATTTACATACCAAATCACAACATTAGTGTGAGTATCTCTCAAAAGTCTTATTCACTGTGCTTCATTATCAGGAAGTCTTCTACAGTGTCATACTTGAGGAAACAATTCCAGAATGGAAACGGAATTGAACTGTGCCTTGTGCGAAGTACATGCAGTTAAGGAGAATTCAATTTTCTCTAACTTTTATGATCAAGTTCCATCATAAAAGCTTCTTCTCAGAAAAGACCATTAGAAGGCTTACGGCAGTCATAAGTACTAATCTATCAGCACCATTCtatctcagttttgttttactgaaaaaaatgaatattgcTGTGTTATGCAAGGTGCTTCAGTCactaaattgattttttttagcaAAGCACTAGAGTATCTCAGATGAGACACTGCTATAAAATATGCAGCAAGCCCCAATACTCAATCTAAAGGATCGTGCAATACAGGCAGAATTGCATTCTGTAAACACTCTATTCCTTGAGCTTTCCATAGCTTTGGTCATAGGATTCTGATCACTCAGACCAGCTGAGAAGTGTCTAGAAATACATGAAACTTCACCCCATTCACTCTGTTTCAAGAGAGGCAAGCAAGTCACATTCTTCCCTCCAAGCTTGCTTCTTCTCCTTATGTAACCTGGAGTGGAGTCCAATTCTCTGTTGCAAGATACATAACTGCCAAAAGCAAAGTAGAATTCATGTTGCTATTACTCCACTGGCTTCCCAGTCTTAATGAGTGACTGTCACTCTTGACTTAGATTGACAAAAAAATCTTGTCCATTGGTCTCTCCATGTCTCCCACTGACAGCTGTGAAGACTGAACTGGTCAGTTTTCTGTTATGCAGCTACCAAGAAGAGCTCTGGTTGTAGTCCAcatgctcagcagcagcataCTGGCTCAAACTTCCAGATGAATACTAAATTTCTGTTACCCATTTGCTTTTCAATGTCTTTTTCTCCAGTCCAAGTTTCACATGCACACAGCATGACAGCAGTAGACTGCAACTCCAAATATTCACTGCCTTCTAATTATAAAGGATCTATTTTGGTAACAGTTATGTATATTTCTTCAGGTGACATTTAAAAGCAACAAGTTTGCTTACAGAACGGTAACCTCAAGGTTCTATGGATGTGCCTGGCCTACAGCAGCACCTTGGATTCAGCACTGGTCTCCCATTAGAGTCCAACTGAGTCAGGTTCTCCTGATTGCTCAGCATTTGTGTTCAGTGCTGACCCTCAGTGGTGCCACAACTGTTCTGACAGTTTTGTTGTTGGTCCATCGCCACTGGAGgatattttgctgatttttaatCATTAGTTTATTAAATATTACATGAAATCCAAGAGGAAGTAGTAGAAATTTGGCCTCAAATAATCCATGGTCTGTATCATTTACACTAGATCTACATTAGCTTAAGAGATCAGTCTGTTTCACATACTAGATTTAATAAATCCTATGAAGTTGATgaagcaaatgcaaaatttcAAGTTTCCCAACCTGAACTGAAATTCTAAGTCTCTCCCATTTATCCCCACAACACAGATGTCCCAAATATAACCAGACACACCATCTAGCCtttaaataattactttaaGATCCCAAGTTCATTATGATTGATCAAAAGATGGTAGAGAATTAAAAGAGGTGAAGTAGAAATTTTACAGTTCAATGAAGATTTGTCAAGAGATTAGAACTGATGCAGTGTAAACATCTCTCCAAGCTCTGAACAGGGTACAAATGTTACTTTTCAAGCTGCAAACATAACACAGCCAATAATGAGTCAGGTGGTCAATGTATGGCTTTTATACTACCACactaaaaaaccagaaaaatatccCTTCGTTTAATAAAGGGATGTTCTAGTTGTACTAGTAAGGTCAATTGACACAGCACAGACAGGTTCCTCCATAACACTGTGCCAAAGATACCTATGGCTTCAGCTAATAACGCTTCCCGTGGGTGCCTTTCCTACACCTTACAGACCTGAACGAGCCTGTTGTAGAGGAtggaggtggggaggaggaaCAAGAAGCACTGAACCCAAGCAGCACCGCTAATCCTCCCCCCACGCCTCAGCCCTCGgacacagcccagcccggcAGCCCCTTCCCCGGATCCCATCTGACCCCCGAGCCCATCGCTCCACGCAGGGACATACATACCGATCCGCCTGGGcccaggacacacacacattctCCTGTCACAACATGAAGCCGCCAACATCCACAAAGCAGAAGcccggggggcggggggagaaGCAAGGCAGAGAGTTTGTTAGAGAAGGTGGAGAGCTCCGGCACGGAGGCAGGACGGCAGACAGGAGGAGACACGCACACAGCCCTTCTGCGggcgcccggcgccgccgcccgctcGGCGATGGGACCGAGCCAGCTCCGCAGCGATCGCCCGCACCgagccccgccggccccgctgTCCCTTCCGGCAGGGCGAGGAGCCGggcccgcccggcgccgccgcggGGACAGCGCTGCCCGCTCAGGCGCTGCGCGGTCCCGACATGGCCGCCCCTCCCCAGCCAGCTGCCCGCCCGCC is part of the Chiroxiphia lanceolata isolate bChiLan1 chromosome 1, bChiLan1.pri, whole genome shotgun sequence genome and encodes:
- the PDP1 gene encoding pyruvate dehyrogenase phosphatase catalytic subunit 1 isoform X1; its protein translation is MLAASCCDRRMCVCPGPRRIAIPVRSSRLPLLSDAMPAPAHLFPLIRNCEISRIGSTACYCHHRHLCCLSSHFAHSHFRYAPQKKFAALYRPKENFNHFIHTRDHASASQRFYLTPPQVNSILKANEYSFKVPEFDGKNVSSVLGFDSNQLPANAPIEDRRSAATCLQTRGMLLGVFDGHAGCACAQAVSERLFYYIAVSLLPHETLLEIENAVESGRALLPILQWHKHPNDYFSKEASKLYFNSLRTYWQELIDLNSGETTDVREALINAFKRLDNDISLEAQVGDPNSFLNYLVLRVAFSGATACVAHVDGVDLHIANTGDSRAMLGVQEEDGSWSAVNLSYDHNAQNEHEVERVKMEHPKSEEKTLVKQDRLLGLLMPFRAFGDVKFKWSIELQKRVIESGPDQLNDNEYTKFIPPNYHTPPYLTAEPEVIYHKLRPQDKFLVLATDGLWETMHRQDVARIVGEYLTGVHHQQPIAVGGYKVTLGQMHGLLTERRARISSVFEDQNAATHLIRHAVGNNEFGTVDHERLSKMLSLPEELARMYRDDITIIVVQFNSHVIGACQNEEL
- the PDP1 gene encoding pyruvate dehyrogenase phosphatase catalytic subunit 1 isoform X3; the encoded protein is MPAPAHLFPLIRNCEISRIGSTACYCHHRHLCCLSSHFAHSHFRYAPQKKFAALYRPKENFNHFIHTRDHASASQRFYLTPPQVNSILKANEYSFKVPEFDGKNVSSVLGFDSNQLPANAPIEDRRSAATCLQTRGMLLGVFDGHAGCACAQAVSERLFYYIAVSLLPHETLLEIENAVESGRALLPILQWHKHPNDYFSKEASKLYFNSLRTYWQELIDLNSGETTDVREALINAFKRLDNDISLEAQVGDPNSFLNYLVLRVAFSGATACVAHVDGVDLHIANTGDSRAMLGVQEEDGSWSAVNLSYDHNAQNEHEVERVKMEHPKSEEKTLVKQDRLLGLLMPFRAFGDVKFKWSIELQKRVIESGPDQLNDNEYTKFIPPNYHTPPYLTAEPEVIYHKLRPQDKFLVLATDGLWETMHRQDVARIVGEYLTGVHHQQPIAVGGYKVTLGQMHGLLTERRARISSVFEDQNAATHLIRHAVGNNEFGTVDHERLSKMLSLPEELARMYRDDITIIVVQFNSHVIGACQNEEL
- the PDP1 gene encoding pyruvate dehyrogenase phosphatase catalytic subunit 1 isoform X2, translated to MCVCPGPRRIAIPVRSSRLPLLSDAMPAPAHLFPLIRNCEISRIGSTACYCHHRHLCCLSSHFAHSHFRYAPQKKFAALYRPKENFNHFIHTRDHASASQRFYLTPPQVNSILKANEYSFKVPEFDGKNVSSVLGFDSNQLPANAPIEDRRSAATCLQTRGMLLGVFDGHAGCACAQAVSERLFYYIAVSLLPHETLLEIENAVESGRALLPILQWHKHPNDYFSKEASKLYFNSLRTYWQELIDLNSGETTDVREALINAFKRLDNDISLEAQVGDPNSFLNYLVLRVAFSGATACVAHVDGVDLHIANTGDSRAMLGVQEEDGSWSAVNLSYDHNAQNEHEVERVKMEHPKSEEKTLVKQDRLLGLLMPFRAFGDVKFKWSIELQKRVIESGPDQLNDNEYTKFIPPNYHTPPYLTAEPEVIYHKLRPQDKFLVLATDGLWETMHRQDVARIVGEYLTGVHHQQPIAVGGYKVTLGQMHGLLTERRARISSVFEDQNAATHLIRHAVGNNEFGTVDHERLSKMLSLPEELARMYRDDITIIVVQFNSHVIGACQNEEL